A stretch of DNA from Brevibacillus ruminantium:
GTCAACGCGCAGGTGGTCGGCATCGTAAAGGGTCCGTCGGTCACGCGCTTTGAGATCCAGCCTGCCCCGGGAGTCAAGGTGAACAAGATTACCGGGCTGATCGACGATATTAAACTGAATCTGGCAGCGAAGGATATTCGCATCGAAGCTCCGATACCGGGACGAAACGCGGTGGGGATCGAGGTGCCCAATCTGACCAGCCAGCCGGTCCTGATCAGCCGCATTCTCGAGTCTGAAAAATTTCAAGCCCATCCGTCGCCGCTGGCTGTCGCTTTGGGCATCGATATCGGCGGAGAGCCGATCGTGGCGGACATCAAAAAAATGCCGCATGGGTTGATCGCCGGCTCCACCGGTTCCGGAAAAAGTGTCTGTATCAACTCGATTATCGTCAGTCTGCTGTACAAGGCCAATCCAGAGCAGGTGAGGCTGCTTCTGATTGACCCGAAAATGGTAGAGCTTGCCCCTTACAATCATTTGCCGCATCTGGTGACGCCGGTGGTGACAGATGCCAAACAAGCTACGGCGGCCCTGAAGTGGGCGGTAGAGGAGATGGAAAAGCGCTATGCCCTGTTCGTCGATGCGGGGGTGCGGGATATTGACCGCTACAACCAAACGACAGATGAACCGCTTCCCTTTATCGTCATCGTGATTGATGAGCTGGCCGACCTGATGATGGTCTCGCCGCAGGATGTGGAGGATTGCATTATCCGCATTGCACAGAAAGCCCGTGCTTGCGGCATTCATCTGCTGCTCGCTACCCAGCGCCCATCGGTTGATGTGATCACAGGGAATATCAAGGCCAACGTACCTACGCGTCTTGCCTTTGCCGTATTTTCTCAGGTTGACTCCCGGACCATTCTCGATCAGTCCGGCGCAGAGCGTTTGCTGGGACGCGGGGACATGCTCTTTTTGGAAAGCGGGACAACTCCGATTCGCTTGCAAGGCAACTACGTTTCCGATGATGAGATCGAGGCAGTTACGCAGTCGATCAAAAAGCAGCGGAAGCCGGCCTATCTGTTTAGCAAGGAAGATTTGGAACAACAGGTACAGTCCTTTGACCACGGAGACGATGCGCTCTACCATGAGGCACTGCTCTTCGTCGCCGAACAAGGACAGGCCTCAGCATCTGGCCTCCAGCGTCGGTTCCGCGTGGGCTACAACCGGGCTGCCCGCCTGATCGAGATGATGGAAGCAGACGGGTACGTCGCAGGACAGAGCGGTGGAAAGCCTCGCGCTGTGCTCATCACTTTGGAGGATGCACAAGCGCTGACGGAAGGGACTTCTCTGTTTTAACTGCCAGCTTTCAAAATGGCGATATGATTATCCCGGAAAACAGCGCAAGCAAATGACCACAATGATAGAAAGCTTCATATAAGAAAGTGATCTTTTCAAAAGAAAGGATTCTCGAACCCGGGGCCTTTCTTTTTTTTGTACTTTCAGAAGGTGTAATTTCGCTAACGCGATAGAGGGTGAAAGTATAAGTGCAACTAAGGCCACGCCAAAATGCTTGGCGTAGCCAAGTTTTCTAATCCGGTAAACGCCCACGTGGAAAGAAGGCGCGCTCGGTTGCCGGATCACATAGTTCCGTGTATTCTGAAAAGTGTGAAGAAAGAAAGGGGGAGTACGCATGGATTTTGTCACGAAGAAATACCAACAGATGGATGATCGTACCGTATTATTTAACGAGGAGTACTACCTTCGCGTCACACGCCTCCAGGTAGACGGTCTGGATGCAGCGGCGAAAGAGGATTTGTTTACCCATCTCTATTCGTTTGAAAGTGCGGACATCGAGCTGGAGATTGATATTTCTGAAGAAGAACAGGGACATTGGTATCTGCAGCTTCTGGTCCCTCACGTACTCACTCTGCCTCAGACAGCTGACAAGCGACTGACACGCGGCGAGAAACAAATCGGGGAGCATCTCTCACATCAATCAGCAGCACAGGCCGTCCACCTGTTGTCCGGGGATGCATTATACCACTATATCAAACGATACAATCCCAATCTGGATGTGACGGCATAAGCTGTCCTACATGGCCCGGCACGAAGCTTCGGGCCATTCTTTTTCACATTTGTGCGAGCAAGCTGAGCAGAAAATTCCGCGATGTCCTTTCCTAAAAGACACTTGTCTTTATGGAGCAAATAATTTAACCTATACTCATATAGTTTTGATCGTTGAAATAGATGGAGGAGTCGGATTATGAAAGTAGCCAAATTTGGTGGGACCTCACTGGCAAGCGCCGCACAGATAAAGAAAGTTTGTAAAATTGTCAAAGCCGATGAGCAGCGGCGGATTATCGTCGTTTCCGCACCAGGGAAACGGCACAAGGAAGATACCAAAGTAACGGATTTGCTCATCCAGTATGCCGAGGAGCGGCTTGCGGGGCAATCTGGTGAAGAAGCACAGGCACGAATTCATGGCAGATACGCGGAAATTGCGGAAGAACTGGGGTTGTCAAGAGAGGCTGCGGATCGTATCGCCGCGCATCTGAACCAGTCGCTTCAATACGAGCAGGGAGAGGCTCCAGGCCGCTTCATGGACAGGGTGAAGGCTGCAGGCGAGGATACCAGTGCCAAGCTGGTTGCGCTCTATCTGCAAAGCGTGGGCAAAGAGGCCGTCTACGTAAATCCCAAGGAGGCTGGACTGCTTGTGACAGGGGAGCCTGGCAATGCCCATGTGCTGCCAGAGGCTTACGAAAAATTGCAGAGTCTGAAACAGCAAAAGGACATTGTGGTCTTTCCCGGATTTTTCGGGTATACGCCCGAAGGAGAGCTGGTGACATTCTCCCGCGGCGGCTCGGATGTAACCGGCTCGATCCTGGCTGCAGCGATCCAGGCAGAGCTTTATGAAAACTTCACGGATGTAGACTCTGTGTACGCCGTCAATCCCAATCTGATCGCCCAGCCAAAGGAAATCAGTGTGATTACCTATCGGGAAATGAGGGAGCTCTCGTATTCGGGCTTTTCCGTGTTTCATGAGGAAGCGCTGTACCCGGCCTATCAGGCGGGCATTCCCGTCTGCATCAAAAATACCAATAATCCGCAAGCACCCGGGACGATGATTGTATCCGAACGGGCGATTCATGAGAATCAGGTAGCTGGTATCGCGTCGGACAAAGGGTTCTGCAGCGTTTATGTCAGCAAGTATCTGTTAAACAAAGAGATTGGGTTTGGGCGGCGTCTCCTGCAAATCCTGGAGGAGGAGGGGCTTTCCTACGAGCATACTCCTTCGGGAATTGATAATATCTCGGTGATTCTGCGAGAAAAAGATTTTACGCCGGGAATCGAACGGCGCGTGGTCGACAGGCTCCGGCTGGAGCTTCATGCGGAGGATATTATCGTCGAGCGGGGTCTTGCTCTCGTCATGATCGTAGGAGAAGGCATGCGCCGATCGGTAGGCACGTCCGCCAGAGCGACTTCCGCGCTGGCCAATGCCAAGGTCAATCTGGAGATGATCAATCAGGGATCGTCTGAGGTAAGCATGATGTTTGGGGTGAAGGAAGTCGACGCGGACCGGGCCGTCATTGCTCTGTATGATGAGTTCTTTTCCAAGACAACCACACAAGCAGGAGATATGGCAATCACTTTGAACGCATGAGATCAGAAAAATAGGATTGGGGAACCCCCTTTGCAGCGTTAGACATGCTGCGAAGGGGGTTTTTCTGTTCACGACAAAAGAAATAGGACATGACAAAAGAAATGGTCAAGTTTTTATCCGGGTCGCCATACCATTTTACTAACTCCATATTTCAGTTCTGTCCAGTAGGTACTCCCGCCTATCAGGCAGAACGTGCGAAGGCAGAGCGACGATAGAGCTCACCAGCTTGAACGGCACAAACTCGGTGGAGGCTTATGGCTACCGGGGAGCTGGATGGAAGCCAAACGGATAAGATGCGCCGATACGTACACTTTATGTCGATGAAATGTCCAAGGAGGTATTCGTCATGGAGATGGAGCTGGCAGATGTACGACGGATACTGCGGCGGAATGCAGGAATGATTCTGTTGGTAGTGGTTGTCTGCGTCGTGGTAGCGGGGTTGATTAGTTTTTTTGTACTAAAACCAGTATACGAAGCCAAAGCGACGCTGCTTGTCAAAAAACAGCAATCGGGAGGTCAGCTGGCGTATGAGGATCTGATGACCAGTGAGAAGCTGGTGAAAACCTACGGCGAAATCATGAAAAGCCGCTTGGTTGTAGAAGATGTCATCGCCAAGCTGAAGGTGAACGAGTCGGTAACCAATCTGCTAAAGCGAGTTGAGGTAAAGACAGACAATGAATCACTGATGACCGCAGTCGTGGTAAGGGATACCGATCCGGTCAGAGCCGTCCGGATTGCGAACGAATTGGCGCGCATCTCGATGGTGAAATGGAATCAATTAATGGAAATGGACAGTGTGATTCTGATCGATCCGGCCGAGCAGGAGGACTCGCAAAAGCCCGTTCAACCCCGTCCCTATCTAAACATGCTGCTCTCCTTTGTGCTTTCTCTGATGGCGGGAATCGCTTTTGCTTTTCTCCGGGAATTTCTCCATAAAACGGTCGAGACAGAGGAAGAACT
This window harbors:
- a CDS encoding aspartate kinase; this encodes MKVAKFGGTSLASAAQIKKVCKIVKADEQRRIIVVSAPGKRHKEDTKVTDLLIQYAEERLAGQSGEEAQARIHGRYAEIAEELGLSREAADRIAAHLNQSLQYEQGEAPGRFMDRVKAAGEDTSAKLVALYLQSVGKEAVYVNPKEAGLLVTGEPGNAHVLPEAYEKLQSLKQQKDIVVFPGFFGYTPEGELVTFSRGGSDVTGSILAAAIQAELYENFTDVDSVYAVNPNLIAQPKEISVITYREMRELSYSGFSVFHEEALYPAYQAGIPVCIKNTNNPQAPGTMIVSERAIHENQVAGIASDKGFCSVYVSKYLLNKEIGFGRRLLQILEEEGLSYEHTPSGIDNISVILREKDFTPGIERRVVDRLRLELHAEDIIVERGLALVMIVGEGMRRSVGTSARATSALANAKVNLEMINQGSSEVSMMFGVKEVDADRAVIALYDEFFSKTTTQAGDMAITLNA
- a CDS encoding YveK family protein, encoding MEMELADVRRILRRNAGMILLVVVVCVVVAGLISFFVLKPVYEAKATLLVKKQQSGGQLAYEDLMTSEKLVKTYGEIMKSRLVVEDVIAKLKVNESVTNLLKRVEVKTDNESLMTAVVVRDTDPVRAVRIANELARISMVKWNQLMEMDSVILIDPAEQEDSQKPVQPRPYLNMLLSFVLSLMAGIAFAFLREFLHKTVETEEELEALLGMPVLGIVPVMKRSKKFIRKAG